The Altererythrobacter sp. Root672 genome includes a window with the following:
- a CDS encoding prepilin peptidase: protein MLDDPFRYGLLAALAIALLTAAFTDLRSRKIANWLNASIALAAPLFWWASGMDLWPDVAMQLGLALLTFAVLCGLFALGQMGGGDIKLLTALALWIAPLPFLQLLVLMALIGGLLTIVFGAWHLMRRQRDKMAIPYGLAIAAAGLWILGTTYLPVATATAGT from the coding sequence ATGCTAGACGATCCATTCCGGTACGGGCTGCTTGCCGCTTTGGCAATTGCGCTGCTGACCGCCGCATTTACCGATCTGCGCAGCCGCAAGATCGCGAACTGGCTCAACGCCAGCATCGCTCTGGCGGCACCGTTGTTCTGGTGGGCGAGTGGCATGGATCTGTGGCCCGACGTGGCGATGCAGCTTGGCCTGGCTCTGCTCACCTTTGCCGTTCTTTGTGGTCTGTTCGCGCTCGGTCAGATGGGAGGTGGCGACATCAAGCTGCTGACCGCGCTGGCGTTGTGGATCGCTCCGCTCCCGTTCCTGCAGCTCCTGGTTCTGATGGCGCTGATCGGGGGCTTACTGACGATTGTTTTCGGTGCCTGGCATCTGATGCGCCGCCAGCGTGACAAGATGGCGATTCCATACGGATTGGCGATCGCTGCGGCGGGGCTGTGGATCCTCGGCACCACCTACCTGCCGGTGGCCACCGCCACCGCTGGAACCTGA
- a CDS encoding type II and III secretion system protein family protein — translation MKSRVLKTVLVAACALAPLAAATSGPAMAQAIVSPAQDIALSIGRGQLVTVPGNMADIFVSNESVADVQVKSQRQLYVFGKAGGETTVYASNGAGDIIWSANVRVGSNIDSVDQMLTLAMPDANISVATMGTNTVLLTGTVAAPEDAAEAERLVTAFMGDTTNVVSRLRMATPLQVNLRVRFAEVNRSLVRALGVNLSTYDPTSGIRFGVTQGRAGAIPQWNPSYIDPITGARVFPPLAVGGTSAPGDTSLVTRNPNGGSTLGIFGRFLGLDIGSAIDLAEQDGLSTTLAEPNLTALSGETAEFLAGGEFPIPLSQGLGTTTVEYKNYGVSLAYTPTVLANGRISIRVRPEVSELTSQGAVTLGGVQVPALTVRRAETTVELGSGQSFMIAGLLSNSSSNLIDKAPGVGDVPILGALFRSTNFQRKQTELVIVVTPYLVRPVDDSDIRLPTDGFQVPDPIQQYLLLKDNNGVTGGTRPMPRAAEGGAAPQVGQIDQATPDQTADNRRRIGEETAGAEPASPGFSL, via the coding sequence ATGAAGAGTCGCGTTCTCAAGACAGTGCTGGTCGCAGCCTGCGCCCTCGCGCCGCTGGCCGCTGCCACCTCTGGCCCGGCGATGGCCCAGGCTATCGTCAGCCCGGCACAGGATATCGCCCTGTCGATCGGGCGAGGCCAGCTGGTGACGGTACCGGGCAACATGGCAGACATCTTCGTTTCGAACGAGAGTGTCGCCGACGTCCAGGTCAAGTCACAGCGCCAGCTCTACGTCTTCGGCAAGGCCGGCGGCGAGACCACGGTCTACGCCAGCAACGGCGCCGGCGACATCATCTGGTCGGCCAACGTCCGCGTGGGCTCGAACATCGATAGCGTCGACCAGATGCTGACCCTGGCCATGCCGGACGCGAACATCAGCGTCGCCACGATGGGCACCAACACCGTGCTGCTGACCGGAACGGTTGCCGCTCCGGAAGACGCCGCCGAGGCCGAACGCTTGGTAACCGCCTTTATGGGCGACACCACGAACGTGGTCTCGCGCCTGCGCATGGCGACGCCGCTGCAGGTCAACCTGCGCGTTCGCTTCGCGGAAGTGAACCGTTCGCTGGTTCGCGCCCTGGGCGTCAATCTCTCTACCTATGATCCTACAAGCGGCATTCGGTTCGGGGTTACACAGGGCCGCGCTGGTGCGATCCCTCAATGGAATCCCTCCTACATCGACCCAATTACCGGAGCTCGCGTCTTTCCGCCGCTTGCTGTTGGCGGAACTTCGGCCCCGGGCGACACAAGTCTTGTGACACGGAACCCAAACGGCGGGAGCACACTGGGCATTTTCGGCCGCTTCCTCGGCCTCGACATCGGCTCCGCGATCGACCTTGCTGAACAAGACGGCCTGTCGACCACGCTCGCCGAACCGAACCTGACGGCGCTTTCGGGCGAAACCGCGGAATTTCTCGCGGGCGGCGAGTTCCCGATCCCCCTCAGCCAGGGCCTGGGCACGACCACCGTCGAATACAAGAATTACGGCGTGAGCCTGGCTTACACGCCGACGGTACTGGCCAATGGTCGTATCTCGATCCGCGTCCGCCCGGAAGTCTCCGAGCTTACCTCTCAGGGTGCCGTAACCCTTGGCGGTGTCCAGGTTCCGGCGCTAACCGTGCGCCGCGCCGAAACGACCGTCGAACTCGGCTCCGGCCAGAGCTTCATGATTGCCGGCCTGCTGAGCAACAGCTCAAGCAACTTGATCGACAAGGCCCCTGGAGTCGGCGACGTCCCGATCCTCGGCGCCCTGTTCCGTTCGACGAATTTCCAGCGCAAGCAGACCGAACTCGTGATCGTGGTGACGCCGTACTTGGTGCGCCCGGTCGACGACAGTGATATCCGCCTGCCGACCGACGGCTTCCAGGTGCCGGATCCGATCCAGCAGTACCTGCTGTTGAAGGACAACAACGGAGTCACCGGCGGAACCCGTCCAATGCCGCGTGCGGCCGAAGGAGGCGCGGCCCCGCAGGTTGGACAGATCGACCAGGCCACTCCGGACCAGACCGCCGACAACCGTCGCCGAATTGGCGAGGAAACAGCCGGTGCCGAACCGGCTTCGCCCGGCTTCAGCCTCTAA
- a CDS encoding type II secretion system F family protein: MINPATGPTLLGVDVILVGSILAGIAAAAMLYVIYGVLTVRDPMAKRIKSLNARRDELKSGLTSSSGRKRQSLLRRTETTDRVKDTLAGMKVLQDSQIKAIQQLLAQAGYRNKEFAVIVIFARMILPIVLGFIGVVALYWMDMFPDWSSFKRFMAFAFLVLAGYKGPETFLKNKAKKRTDEIRKGLPDALDLMVICAEAGLTVDTAFNRVAKELGRAYPELGDEFALTAIELSFLTERRQAFENFAYRVDLDAIKGVVTTMIQTERYGTPLASALRVLSAEFRNERMMRAEEKAARLPAIMTVPLILFILPVLFIAILGPAACDISDAFSDGIG, translated from the coding sequence ATGATCAACCCGGCAACAGGTCCTACCCTCCTCGGAGTCGACGTCATCCTCGTCGGTTCGATACTTGCTGGTATCGCCGCGGCGGCGATGCTGTACGTCATCTACGGTGTCCTGACTGTGCGGGACCCGATGGCCAAGCGTATCAAATCGCTCAACGCTCGCCGCGACGAGTTGAAGTCGGGCCTAACATCTTCGAGCGGTCGCAAGCGTCAAAGCCTGTTGCGCCGGACCGAAACTACCGACCGGGTCAAAGACACGCTTGCGGGCATGAAGGTCCTTCAGGACAGTCAGATCAAGGCGATTCAGCAGCTGCTGGCGCAGGCCGGATACCGCAACAAGGAATTCGCGGTCATCGTCATCTTTGCGCGAATGATCCTGCCGATTGTGCTTGGCTTTATTGGGGTTGTTGCACTCTACTGGATGGACATGTTCCCCGACTGGAGCAGCTTCAAACGCTTCATGGCCTTCGCCTTCCTGGTGCTTGCCGGGTACAAGGGGCCCGAGACCTTTCTCAAGAACAAGGCGAAGAAGCGCACCGACGAGATTCGCAAGGGCCTTCCCGACGCGCTCGACCTGATGGTGATTTGCGCGGAAGCCGGCCTTACAGTCGATACGGCCTTCAACCGCGTCGCCAAGGAACTTGGCCGTGCCTATCCCGAACTGGGGGATGAGTTCGCGCTTACCGCAATTGAACTGTCGTTCCTTACCGAGCGGCGCCAGGCGTTCGAGAATTTCGCGTATCGTGTCGACCTCGACGCCATCAAGGGCGTGGTCACGACAATGATCCAGACGGAACGTTATGGTACGCCGTTGGCTTCGGCGCTCCGCGTGCTTTCAGCGGAGTTCCGTAACGAACGCATGATGCGAGCAGAGGAAAAGGCTGCACGGCTGCCGGCGATCATGACGGTGCCGCTGATCCTGTTCATTCTGCCCGTTCTGTTCATCGCGATCCTTGGGCCGGCTGCCTGCGACATTTCGGACGCATTCAGCGACGGGATCGGCTGA
- a CDS encoding type II secretion system F family protein: protein MSIIQLLLVSGGLFTVIVLAYLAFVGKSPGKEGQRRLQSVRYRHSENTLDRVESQLKKAIAARKPKFHKIAGSGSRQEALAIRLQRTGKGWTVSQYLYGSIGLALTVLVIMYLRSGSALLSLGLGVLAGAGLPHLVVSHLIKKRTNNFNAKFPDGIELLVRGLRSGLPVSETLSVVGQEVSGPVGEEFRSAVERMKIGRTMEDSLQVTADKLGTAEFQFFVITLAIQRETGGNLAETLSNLADVLRKRAQMKLKIRAMSSESKASAYIVGALPFIVFAAIWFINPTYATRFFTEDRLIVTGLGGLVWMSLGAFIMAKMVSFEI from the coding sequence ATGAGCATCATCCAGCTATTGCTAGTGAGCGGCGGCCTCTTCACGGTGATCGTCCTCGCCTATCTGGCCTTTGTCGGGAAATCTCCTGGCAAAGAGGGGCAACGACGCCTCCAGTCTGTCCGCTATCGCCATTCCGAGAACACACTCGACCGCGTCGAATCGCAGTTGAAGAAGGCGATCGCCGCGCGGAAGCCGAAATTCCACAAGATAGCGGGATCTGGCTCTCGCCAGGAAGCGCTCGCCATCCGGCTGCAACGCACTGGCAAGGGCTGGACCGTATCGCAATATCTCTATGGATCGATCGGTCTGGCGCTGACCGTCTTGGTCATCATGTACCTGCGTAGCGGTTCGGCGTTGCTGTCATTGGGCCTCGGTGTGCTGGCCGGCGCTGGCCTGCCCCACCTTGTGGTCAGTCATTTGATCAAGAAGCGCACCAATAACTTCAATGCGAAGTTTCCTGATGGGATCGAGCTGCTTGTACGAGGCCTGCGCTCGGGCCTGCCGGTATCCGAAACGCTTTCGGTGGTCGGACAGGAAGTGTCCGGACCCGTCGGCGAGGAATTTCGGTCTGCGGTGGAACGCATGAAGATCGGCCGCACGATGGAGGACTCCCTCCAGGTAACGGCAGACAAGCTGGGCACTGCGGAGTTCCAGTTCTTCGTGATTACCTTGGCCATCCAACGCGAGACGGGTGGCAACCTGGCGGAGACCTTGAGCAATCTTGCCGACGTGCTGCGAAAACGCGCGCAGATGAAGTTGAAGATCCGCGCGATGAGCTCGGAATCCAAAGCGTCTGCCTACATCGTCGGCGCACTGCCGTTCATCGTCTTCGCCGCCATTTGGTTCATCAATCCCACCTACGCCACGCGGTTCTTCACCGAAGACAGGCTCATTGTGACTGGTCTTGGTGGACTCGTCTGGATGTCGCTCGGGGCATTCATCATGGCCAAGATGGTCAGCTTCGAAATCTGA
- a CDS encoding pilus assembly protein CpaE, producing MNSPWKPGPLGNRDPFAAFICDESALDVLRPVVIEMGWQPEKCNKGGLRNAVQSLSISASPAILMVDLSESGDPLNDINALAEVCEPGTVVIAVGQVNDVRLYRDLLASGIHDYLLKPLSASQVRDSLTQAQAVFMAPRNADGDGVKSHVSTAVVGTRGGVGASTLATSLAWLLSADHKRPTALLDLDVHFGTGALALDLEPGRGLTDAIENPSRIDGLFIERAMIRANDHLSVLSAEAPINSPLLTDGAAFVQLEEEFRQAFEMTVIDMPRNMLINFPHLLADVNVVTLVTEMTLASARDTIRILAWLKSNAPNAQPLIVANKVQAGASEISRNDFEASIERKVNYLIPYDLKAATNAAKLGQTFADANRTAKSGQTIREIAKAILGASDDDGASLAETTTNISLLGKLDLKSLLAKKAKGKSSREAELS from the coding sequence ATGAACTCGCCCTGGAAACCAGGCCCACTGGGCAATCGCGATCCCTTCGCGGCGTTCATCTGCGACGAGAGCGCGCTCGACGTCTTGCGTCCAGTAGTCATCGAAATGGGCTGGCAGCCCGAGAAGTGCAACAAGGGCGGCCTGCGCAACGCGGTCCAGTCCCTGTCGATCTCGGCTAGCCCGGCGATCCTCATGGTCGACCTTTCGGAAAGCGGTGACCCGCTAAACGACATCAACGCCCTGGCAGAGGTTTGCGAACCCGGCACGGTGGTGATCGCCGTTGGGCAGGTCAACGATGTGCGCCTCTATCGCGATCTGCTCGCCAGCGGCATTCACGACTACCTGCTCAAGCCGCTCTCGGCGAGTCAGGTGCGTGACTCGCTTACCCAGGCTCAGGCGGTCTTCATGGCGCCGCGCAACGCCGATGGCGATGGGGTTAAATCCCATGTCTCGACGGCCGTGGTCGGCACGCGTGGCGGCGTCGGTGCCTCCACCCTCGCGACCTCGCTCGCCTGGTTGCTGAGCGCCGATCACAAGCGGCCGACCGCGCTGCTCGATCTCGACGTGCACTTCGGAACCGGCGCGCTCGCGCTCGACCTGGAGCCAGGTCGCGGTCTCACCGATGCGATCGAGAATCCGAGCCGTATCGACGGCCTGTTCATCGAACGCGCCATGATCCGTGCCAACGATCACTTGTCGGTCCTGTCGGCAGAAGCACCAATCAATTCGCCTCTGCTAACTGACGGTGCAGCTTTCGTGCAGCTGGAGGAGGAATTCCGCCAGGCGTTCGAGATGACTGTCATCGACATGCCGCGCAACATGCTGATCAACTTCCCGCATCTGCTGGCGGACGTGAACGTGGTGACCTTGGTCACCGAGATGACCTTGGCATCTGCTCGTGACACCATCCGCATCCTCGCCTGGCTCAAGAGCAACGCGCCGAACGCGCAGCCTCTGATCGTGGCCAACAAGGTTCAGGCGGGCGCGAGCGAGATCAGCCGCAACGATTTCGAAGCGTCGATCGAGCGTAAGGTGAACTACCTGATCCCTTACGATCTCAAGGCCGCGACCAACGCTGCCAAGTTGGGCCAGACATTCGCCGATGCCAATCGCACGGCGAAATCGGGCCAGACGATCCGGGAAATCGCCAAGGCGATTCTCGGGGCGAGCGACGACGATGGTGCCAGCTTGGCCGAAACCACCACCAACATTTCGCTGCTGGGCAAGTTGGATCTCAAGTCGCTGCTGGCCAAGAAGGCAAAGGGCAAATCGTCACGGGAAGCTGAGCTCAGCTAA
- a CDS encoding CpaD family pilus assembly protein has protein sequence MTLRKNSPVAAALALSLGVALSGCATSDSQGNLSLNSVAQPVVERQNFTIDLASSANGLSYPEQQRLAGWFETMNLKYGDRVALDGSVVNQSVNDQVAAIAGRYGILLSAGAPVTDGFVNPGTVRVVVSRTRAYVPGCPDWTDTAQGNGTSSDYGCSINSNLAAMVADPEHLLHGATGTGETVVMSSTKAIDSYREQKPTGGQPLGGVSTTQGAQ, from the coding sequence ATGACCCTTCGCAAGAACAGCCCGGTCGCCGCGGCACTCGCCCTCTCCCTAGGAGTGGCTCTTTCCGGCTGCGCCACCTCCGACAGCCAGGGGAACCTGTCGCTGAACAGCGTGGCCCAGCCAGTTGTCGAGCGCCAGAACTTCACCATCGACCTCGCGTCGAGCGCCAACGGTCTCTCCTATCCCGAACAGCAGCGGCTCGCCGGCTGGTTCGAAACGATGAACCTCAAGTACGGCGATCGCGTGGCCCTAGACGGATCGGTGGTGAACCAATCTGTGAACGACCAGGTTGCCGCGATCGCCGGCCGCTATGGCATCCTACTCAGCGCAGGTGCCCCGGTGACGGACGGGTTCGTCAATCCGGGCACGGTCCGCGTCGTGGTTTCGCGCACTCGCGCCTACGTCCCCGGCTGCCCTGACTGGACCGACACGGCCCAGGGCAACGGCACTTCGAGCGACTATGGCTGTTCGATCAATTCGAACCTCGCCGCCATGGTCGCCGATCCGGAACACCTTCTGCACGGCGCGACAGGCACCGGTGAAACGGTCGTCATGAGCTCGACCAAAGCCATCGACAGCTATCGTGAGCAGAAGCCCACTGGCGGCCAGCCGCTCGGCGGCGTCAGCACCACTCAAGGAGCCCAATGA
- a CDS encoding MarR family winged helix-turn-helix transcriptional regulator produces the protein MNQKTPLSEFLPYQLSITSNAVSGRIALEYRQRFGLSVPEWRVMAVLGDSGPLTQRELTSLTVMDKVAVNRACKVLEERELAERRPNAQDGRSHLLELTATGVRMRDEIMPLALEMERRLFANFAAEEVDQFRSLLERVRGEVVDLDADDIDNGNFGVQ, from the coding sequence ATGAACCAAAAAACGCCCCTTAGCGAATTCCTGCCTTACCAGCTGTCGATTACCTCGAACGCGGTGAGTGGCCGCATTGCCTTGGAGTATCGCCAACGCTTCGGTCTCAGTGTCCCTGAGTGGCGCGTGATGGCGGTCCTTGGCGATTCCGGCCCGCTGACACAGCGAGAACTGACCAGCCTTACGGTGATGGACAAAGTTGCGGTCAACCGGGCGTGCAAGGTCCTGGAAGAGCGGGAACTGGCCGAGCGGCGTCCGAACGCCCAGGACGGGCGGTCGCATCTGCTTGAGCTCACGGCAACTGGGGTCAGGATGCGCGACGAGATAATGCCGTTGGCATTGGAAATGGAACGGCGCCTGTTCGCCAATTTCGCGGCCGAGGAAGTCGACCAGTTTCGCAGCCTGCTCGAGCGTGTGCGCGGTGAAGTCGTAGATCTCGACGCGGACGACATCGATAACGGCAACTTCGGCGTCCAGTAA
- the cpaB gene encoding Flp pilus assembly protein CpaB — MDRKKLVLLLGALIVAIGTAFAARSMLTGAAAPQVDAAALPAQPEGPKVLVAKRALPVGTIITADAVGFQLWPQEMVQDAYFLDGEADMAKLIGTVVRNPITAGEPVTQGSLVSPGDRGFLAAALGPGMRAVTVPVSAQTGVGGFIFPGDRVDLMLTQAVSGDGQELKATETILRNLRVLATDKFTETETTPDGKTVVRNVSTVTLEVTPKIAEKISVAQTVGTLSLSLRSIADNQSELERAVASGAVDLPEGATKEQEEKLLRQAMARPQDGASTFVTGGDVSRFQRSSMPVLSQAAPAQSGGQPVAAGPAVPSGPTVRVTRGKDTTVESVNRGAGALLDRTGQGARAVGRTAPTALTTLR, encoded by the coding sequence ATGGACAGGAAGAAGCTGGTTCTGCTGCTTGGGGCGCTGATCGTCGCGATCGGTACCGCTTTCGCCGCCCGTAGCATGCTGACGGGGGCGGCCGCCCCGCAAGTGGACGCCGCCGCGCTGCCCGCGCAGCCCGAGGGTCCGAAGGTCCTGGTCGCCAAGCGGGCACTTCCCGTCGGCACGATCATCACTGCAGATGCTGTGGGCTTTCAGCTCTGGCCGCAGGAGATGGTTCAGGACGCCTACTTCCTCGACGGCGAAGCCGACATGGCCAAGCTCATCGGCACGGTCGTCCGCAATCCGATCACGGCTGGCGAGCCGGTCACTCAGGGCTCGCTGGTTAGCCCTGGCGATCGTGGCTTCCTAGCCGCTGCTCTTGGACCGGGCATGCGTGCGGTAACTGTTCCGGTTTCGGCTCAGACCGGCGTCGGCGGCTTCATCTTCCCGGGCGACCGGGTCGACCTGATGCTGACCCAGGCCGTCTCAGGGGATGGGCAAGAGCTCAAGGCCACCGAGACCATTCTGCGCAACCTGCGCGTCCTGGCGACTGACAAGTTCACCGAAACCGAGACCACGCCTGACGGCAAGACCGTCGTGCGCAATGTCAGCACGGTGACGCTCGAAGTTACGCCCAAGATCGCCGAGAAGATCTCGGTCGCGCAGACGGTCGGCACGCTCAGCCTGTCGCTTCGCTCGATCGCCGACAACCAGAGCGAGCTCGAACGTGCAGTCGCCTCCGGTGCCGTTGATCTGCCCGAAGGCGCCACGAAGGAGCAGGAAGAAAAGCTCCTGCGCCAGGCCATGGCGCGTCCGCAGGACGGTGCTTCCACCTTTGTAACCGGTGGCGACGTATCGCGCTTCCAGCGCAGTTCGATGCCGGTCCTGTCCCAGGCAGCCCCGGCTCAGTCCGGTGGGCAACCGGTTGCTGCTGGACCTGCGGTTCCGTCGGGCCCGACGGTCCGTGTGACCCGCGGCAAAGACACCACGGTTGAATCGGTCAATCGAGGCGCTGGCGCGCTGCTCGACCGCACCGGCCAAGGCGCACGCGCAGTCGGACGGACAGCGCCCACCGCCCTGACAACCCTAAGGTAA
- a CDS encoding SDR family NAD(P)-dependent oxidoreductase has translation MRIDSSIAAIVTGGASGLGEASARALAAKGAKVALFDLNEERGRQVAKEIGGIHCMVDVSDEASVDAGFAKAREAHGQERILVTCAGIGTIGKTTRRDRETGAISHFPVELFMKTIKVNLLGTFQCIAKSAAGMMTLEGLEDGERGVMVCTASVAAVDGQIGQVAYAASKAAVAGMTLPVARDLMSEGIRINTILPGIFNTPLLAGLPEAAQQSLAAAVPFPKRLGRPEEYANLVMTMLETGYFNGETVRLDGAIRMPPK, from the coding sequence ATGAGAATTGATTCTTCGATTGCCGCAATCGTCACGGGCGGTGCCTCGGGCCTCGGTGAAGCGAGTGCGAGGGCGCTGGCGGCGAAGGGGGCCAAAGTCGCCCTGTTCGACCTCAACGAGGAACGTGGCCGCCAGGTCGCCAAAGAGATCGGCGGAATCCACTGCATGGTCGACGTGTCCGACGAAGCCTCTGTCGATGCTGGCTTTGCCAAGGCCCGCGAGGCGCATGGGCAAGAGCGGATCCTGGTCACCTGCGCTGGTATCGGCACGATCGGGAAAACGACCAGACGTGACCGGGAGACCGGCGCGATCAGCCATTTTCCGGTCGAACTGTTCATGAAAACCATCAAGGTGAACTTGCTCGGCACATTCCAGTGCATTGCCAAGTCGGCGGCCGGAATGATGACGCTCGAAGGCCTTGAAGACGGGGAGCGGGGCGTAATGGTCTGCACCGCCTCGGTCGCGGCGGTGGACGGACAGATTGGCCAGGTCGCCTACGCGGCGTCGAAGGCAGCTGTAGCGGGAATGACGCTGCCGGTTGCGCGCGACCTCATGTCCGAAGGCATCCGCATCAACACGATACTGCCTGGCATCTTCAATACCCCCTTGCTTGCCGGCTTGCCTGAGGCGGCGCAGCAATCGCTGGCGGCCGCGGTGCCGTTTCCCAAGCGGCTCGGCCGGCCGGAAGAGTATGCAAACCTCGTCATGACGATGCTCGAAACCGGGTATTTCAATGGCGAGACGGTGCGCCTCGATGGCGCGATCCGAATGCCACCGAAGTAG
- the mtnP gene encoding S-methyl-5'-thioadenosine phosphorylase: MANWHIGVIGGSGLYTAHALDQAQQINVASAFGDPSAPVTTGLIEGVRFTFLPRHGESHRLAPSDINYRANIDVLKRCGVTDVLALSAIGSLREEMAPGDFVVVDQFIDRTEGRARTFFGPGIVAHVGLADPVCTRLSGYAADAAQTTGARVHRGGCYVAIEGPQFSTRAESRMYRQWGADVIGMTAMPEARLAREAELPYALLAMVTDFDSWKEDGSAVEVAAILAVMQQNVERARETLVQLARTLPPERDPSPIDRALDHAFVTPPELWDRRAAARLDAVAARFVIPASHR, translated from the coding sequence ATGGCGAACTGGCATATCGGGGTCATTGGCGGGTCGGGTCTCTACACCGCCCACGCGCTCGACCAGGCGCAGCAGATCAATGTCGCCAGCGCTTTCGGAGACCCGTCGGCGCCAGTGACTACCGGCTTGATCGAAGGCGTGCGCTTCACGTTCCTGCCGCGTCACGGCGAAAGCCATCGGCTGGCGCCGTCCGACATAAACTATCGCGCGAATATCGACGTGCTGAAGCGCTGCGGTGTGACGGATGTACTGGCCTTGTCGGCGATCGGTTCGCTTCGCGAAGAGATGGCGCCCGGCGATTTCGTTGTTGTCGACCAGTTCATCGACCGGACCGAGGGGAGGGCGAGGACCTTCTTCGGGCCTGGAATCGTCGCGCATGTCGGGTTGGCCGATCCGGTATGTACCCGCCTTTCGGGCTATGCCGCCGATGCCGCGCAGACGACCGGCGCGCGAGTCCATCGAGGCGGCTGCTACGTGGCGATCGAGGGGCCGCAATTCTCTACCCGTGCGGAAAGCCGGATGTATCGCCAATGGGGTGCCGATGTGATCGGGATGACCGCGATGCCCGAAGCCCGGCTGGCTCGCGAAGCCGAGTTGCCTTACGCCCTGTTGGCGATGGTCACGGATTTCGACTCCTGGAAAGAGGACGGTTCGGCGGTTGAAGTCGCGGCGATTCTTGCCGTGATGCAACAAAACGTGGAGCGCGCGCGGGAGACCCTTGTTCAACTTGCACGCACGCTTCCCCCTGAACGGGATCCGAGCCCGATCGACCGAGCGCTGGACCATGCCTTTGTGACTCCGCCCGAGCTATGGGACCGCCGCGCTGCGGCGAGGCTTGATGCGGTGGCCGCGCGCTTCGTCATCCCGGCCTCTCACCGCTAG